DNA from Frateuria edaphi:
GTGCTCTTCCAGCCGATCTCGTAGTTGGTGAGGTAGTCGGACATGTACGGCGGCAGGGTGCCGCGCCGGTTGATGCCGCCCGGCCGGAAGCCTTCGGACTTGGTCACGTAAACCATCTTGGTCGGCGTGATGTTCCAGGTCAGGTTGAACTTGAACAGCGAGCCGGTCTCCTTCACCCGCTTGTCGAAGTCCAGGCACGGCGCGCCGTGGTAGGGCTCGGGCGAGATGCAGCCGGCCTGGCCGTAACTCGAACCGGGGAAAAAGCCCGAGCTGAAGCCGAAGTAGCCGCCCAGGCTGTTGTTGGTGCGGAAGTAGCGCCCGCCGACCGTGCCGGTGAGGGTGTCGGGTATGAAGTCGTAGGAGAGCTCGCCGAACACCGCCTCGTCCTGGTCGACGCGGGTCTGCTTGGTCAGCCACAGCGTGTCGGGCCAGCCGGGGGTGTCCAGTGTGTCGGACAGGTTGTCGATCTTGTACTGCTGCTGGATGTCGTGATGCTGCTGCTCCCAGAACAGGCCCGCGACGAGCCGCAGGCGATCGTCCGACGGCGAGGCGATGCGCAGTTCGTGGCTGTCGCGGTTGTAGCGGTCGCGGGCGAAGATGTACTGCGACGGATTGATCAACGCGCCGCTGTTGTCGTAGATGTACGCGCCGTAGCCGGCCAGCGTGTCGTACCAGAACGAGTAATCGCTGTAGTCGCTTTCCTCCTCCTGGCTGCGCTTGAGGTGCGCGTAGGAGTAGGTCAGGTCGAAGTTGCCGATCTTGCCCTGCACCGTGAGGGCGGCTTGCCACCAGCGGTCGTCCGTGCGTTCGGGATACCAATGGCTGACCGCCAGGTCGCCGATCGCCGGATCGTAGGCGAAGTTGCCGTGGGCGATGGTCTGCTGGCCCATGACGGTGGGGCTGATCGACCAGTCATCGTCCAGGTCGACCTTGAGCGCCGCGCGGGCGCCGTTGGTGGTCGCATCGTTATAGGCGTTTTCGGCGCGGTAGGTGCAGTCGAGCGTCGGCGAGGGCGTGCAGTCCTTCGCGTTGCTGACGCTGATGCCTGAAACCGGATAGGTCCGCGTGCCCATCCTGTTGTCGATGTAGCCGGCATCGTGCTCATGCCAGCCGACCAGGCGGATGGCCGCGTTCTTCGCCAGCGGGATGTTGGCCATGCCTTCGCCGGTGTAACCGACGCCGCCGTTCTTCACCGTGCTCGTGCCCAGCGCGTAGCTGGCCGCGAAACCGCTGGGGTCGGGCTTGTTGGTGATGATGCGCAGGGCGCCCGCCTCGGCGCTGGCACCGTAGAGCGTGCCCTGTGGCCCGGCCAGCACCTCCACGCGCGCGATGTCGTACATGTGGATGTCGAGCGGGCCCTGGATGGTGGTGACCGGCTCCTCGTCCAGGTAGACGCCCACGCTGGGCAGCGAGCCGGAGTGGTTGCCGTCGCCGCCGCTGGCCACGCCTCGCATGTACACGTGCGCGAAGCCCGGCCCGAAGCTTTCGTACGAGACACTGGGCAGGTATTTGACGTAGTCGTCGAAGTCGCGCACGTGCAGTTGCTGCAGCTTTTCCTCGCCCAGCACCTGGATGCTGACGGGCACCTTCTGCAGGTCTTCGGTGCGCTTCTCGGCGGTGACGGTCACCTGCTTGAGCGTGGTGACCTTCCTGCTTTTCTGCGTGGCCGCGGGCGGCGAAGCCGGCTGCCCCGTGTCCTGGGCAAACGCCGGCACGGCGATGGCCAGGCAGATGGCCGCGGCCAGCGGCAGGCGTGCGGACGATGGAACTCCGGGCGATCTTCCCGGCTTCTTGCGGTTTGTTTGGCGGTACATCGACTCCCCTCCCTTGAAGATGACGATCAGGACAACAGCGTGTTTTCCCCCTGCAAACTTTCAGGTACGGCCGGATAGCTTTCGAGCACCGGCCCCAGCGCCTGCTCCAGCGGCCCCAGCCACCGTGCGTAATGGCGCCACTGGTCCATGCCCTCGCGATAGATGGGTCGGCGCACCTGTTCCGAGCTGGCCGTGCGGACGGGACGCGCGTTCTCGAAGAAGCGCAGGCAGCCCTCCTCGAACGGCAGGCCGCAGTGCGCGAGCAGCCGGCGCACCTCGCCTTCGGTGTCCTCGACCATGCGCTCGTAGACGACGCGGTGCACGCGCCCCGGCAGCACCGCATCGAAGTGCGCCATCAGCGCGACGTAGTCGCGGTAATACGCGCCCAGGTCCTCCAGGCTGTAGCTGAAACTCTGCCCCCGCGCGAAGTGCTGCTTGAAACCGGAGAAGCAGCAGGCCAGCGGATGCCGCCGCGCATCGATGACGATGGCATTGGGCAGGATCAGGTGGATCAACCCAAGATGCATGAAGTTGTTCGGCATCTTGTCGATGAACAGCGGCGCGCCGGTCTTGCGATGGATGCGCGTGCCGGCAAGGTACCGTTCGCCCAGTTCGCGCAGGCCCTCGCCGTCGAGCGCGGCCAGCGCGTCGTGGTACGGCATCGCGCTGTCCGCGTCCGCCTGTTCCCGCAGCAGGCGCGTGAGCGAGGTGATTTCCGGCAGCTCCATCGTGCCTTCGACCTGGCTGTGGCTGGACAGGATCTGCTCGATCAGCGTGGAACCGGAGCGCGGCAGTCCCACGATGAAAATCGGATCGCGCGCCGGGCAGCCGCCGCCCCGGCGCGCCTCGAAGAAGTCGCGGGTGTAGCGCCCACGGATGTGCGCCACACGGGCGCGGGTGTCCTCCGCCCGATAGTGCAGTTGCGCGCGACGGATCGCATTGCCGCGGGCGTAGTGTTCGAACGAGGCTGCGTAATCCGCTTCGTCCTCCAGCGCCTTGCCGAGCGCGAACTCCAGGTGCAGGCGGTCCTCTTCGGCGAGGTCGGCACGCGCCAGTTGTGTGCGCATGGTTGCCACGTCCGCCGGCCCGAAGCGGAAAGTCTTGAGGTTGGCCAGGCTCCACCAGACTTCGCCGAAGGACGGCTCGATGGCCAGGCTGCGCCGGTAGGCGTCGATCGCGCGCTCCAGCTGTCCTGCGGTCT
Protein-coding regions in this window:
- a CDS encoding TonB-dependent receptor → MYRQTNRKKPGRSPGVPSSARLPLAAAICLAIAVPAFAQDTGQPASPPAATQKSRKVTTLKQVTVTAEKRTEDLQKVPVSIQVLGEEKLQQLHVRDFDDYVKYLPSVSYESFGPGFAHVYMRGVASGGDGNHSGSLPSVGVYLDEEPVTTIQGPLDIHMYDIARVEVLAGPQGTLYGASAEAGALRIITNKPDPSGFAASYALGTSTVKNGGVGYTGEGMANIPLAKNAAIRLVGWHEHDAGYIDNRMGTRTYPVSGISVSNAKDCTPSPTLDCTYRAENAYNDATTNGARAALKVDLDDDWSISPTVMGQQTIAHGNFAYDPAIGDLAVSHWYPERTDDRWWQAALTVQGKIGNFDLTYSYAHLKRSQEEESDYSDYSFWYDTLAGYGAYIYDNSGALINPSQYIFARDRYNRDSHELRIASPSDDRLRLVAGLFWEQQHHDIQQQYKIDNLSDTLDTPGWPDTLWLTKQTRVDQDEAVFGELSYDFIPDTLTGTVGGRYFRTNNSLGGYFGFSSGFFPGSSYGQAGCISPEPYHGAPCLDFDKRVKETGSLFKFNLTWNITPTKMVYVTKSEGFRPGGINRRGTLPPYMSDYLTNYEIGWKSTWFDNRLSFNGSVFRQDWKDFQFSILGANGLTEIKNANQARITGLESELNWAATYNLELSAGFALYNAKLTANYCGFTDLAGNPISDCPAGTINPLTGEAVDGPQAPEGSRLPVTPRFKGNLQARYTFDVGENEAFLQAAIVHVGERRADLRQFEGGLLGNLAAYTTADLSAGFHKNSWTFDVYVNNLFDKRAQIYKYAECAEATCAAHDVVPQYPNGQVYTVTNQPRTIGVRFSQEF
- a CDS encoding tetratricopeptide repeat-containing sulfotransferase family protein, with product MSEAAAGTLEQALAHAQRLLEHDATLAREQLGEILKAVPGHPGALRLLAVAHGALGEEAAALAILAPLADGQPNWAIVQLDLGLALWRAGRGQEAIAALQRAVALKPDLPQAWRALGDHLAAVGDTEAADAAYAQHVRHATSDPRLLGAAAALAEDRLPDAEALLRAHLKAVPTDVAAIRMFAEVAARLGRNEDALNLLSRCLELAPGFHAARHNYALVLHRSNQPERALAEIEQLLATDPDHPGYRNLKAVVLCRVGDYAPAIAIYAELLARYPDQARVWMSYGHALKTAGQLERAIDAYRRSLAIEPSFGEVWWSLANLKTFRFGPADVATMRTQLARADLAEEDRLHLEFALGKALEDEADYAASFEHYARGNAIRRAQLHYRAEDTRARVAHIRGRYTRDFFEARRGGGCPARDPIFIVGLPRSGSTLIEQILSSHSQVEGTMELPEITSLTRLLREQADADSAMPYHDALAALDGEGLRELGERYLAGTRIHRKTGAPLFIDKMPNNFMHLGLIHLILPNAIVIDARRHPLACCFSGFKQHFARGQSFSYSLEDLGAYYRDYVALMAHFDAVLPGRVHRVVYERMVEDTEGEVRRLLAHCGLPFEEGCLRFFENARPVRTASSEQVRRPIYREGMDQWRHYARWLGPLEQALGPVLESYPAVPESLQGENTLLS